The Glycine soja cultivar W05 chromosome 9, ASM419377v2, whole genome shotgun sequence sequence atcatataatttatatctatttttaaaaatatatttaattaaaaatatttttactaattatttaagttaataaatattttattattagttatataatgacatataaataaaatatgtggtATCTTTTATTGTATTCATTATATATCTTACCTTTTAGttagttagaaaaaaataaaaataagattaaaatctaaaattgatCCAATTTAAATTGTGTTTAAATTGGAATGAATCTGATAAAAAGTTTAAACTAAACTAATTGgatgataaattaacaaaaataaaataattaaatcatatgattttctctttaaaatCTATCCAATCTAATCTGTTAAACCGCAGTGTCGCCTCTACTGTAAGATTAGGGTGTAATtccattcttatattttttttaaaataaattaaataaaacaaacaccTTGTGAGCCACTTGTCATTCGTAAATCGCAAGTGGGAAACTTGTGTTGTGTGTCCCATCACTTAGTACACacacggaaaaaaaaaaaaacacatgtattatttattaattaattaatccaaAACCATATATGCAATTAGTGCGAGTTAGCTTTTCATACATGAAAAACTATGTACTCTGAAGTTTAAAACTGCAAGAGTGATCAGTTTATTTTGGAAATTTAGCACTCTCAAGCTTTATAGATTTTTTACCCACTCTAGTAGATTTTAGACGTTGTTTACAGATATTTAGAAAGAAACGACACGTATGTAAAAGATTTATCCTGTCATAAGTCATTAAGTTGAAACTAGTAAAGAGAACAAATAATCTAGTTGAATAGCTAACCTTACAAAATTACCGAATTACATAATGTTTAATGTTTATGTGCAAAGTTCCTAAAACCAAAGCTTTAGAGTTCTCAACCAAACTTTAGAGTTCGGGTGAATTTAAgatgataattgataaataacATCAACCTTATTCatgaaatataatttgattaaagGATTAGATTTAATATTAGAAgataaactattttaattatattttgtccaTTATTCTCAATTAGCCTATCTAATTAGATTAGACGATTCACAACCCCTCACATCTTGAGTTAAAAAGGCATAAACCTTTGTTATGCTCAGATGGTCAATTTAGTTAGACAATTCACACCCCCTCAAGCACTAAGCTTGAaagatataaatatttgttatgtTTGATCAACCTGGTCAAATAGTTTACAATCTTTTAAGTGTTGAACCTAAAAGACGAGAATGCTTATTATGTTCcattaatttattcaattaaatagTCCATAACCCAATCAAGTATTAGATCTGAAAGGTATATTTGATCGATCTATATGACTAAACAATCCACATCTCATGAAGTGCTGAACCTAAAACACATTTTTGTAAAGTAAAATACAcactaaaattacatttttgttgtgtattttttgaagaaaaaaaaaacaatttatgtaATGTATTTGGACTGCATCCCCGTTACGCACTAGAAGCGCATTTTGGTTGTGCATTTTGAGTGACCGAAATGTGTTTCCATAAGGGGtatttttggaaataaaaaaagtcaaagGCCTTATGTAGAGGCCTCTAGGTGGAAGCCCATGGGTGATAGGCCCATTGGAATGAGGGAAGAAGGTCCACAGTCCACTCCATTGTGAAGGGTTAGGgcatagaaagaaagaaaaagggtgGGGAGTGGTGAGTGGTGCGTTTGGGAAAGCGTAGCAATGGAGGGCGGAGAAGAAGGAGTGGAGATGATGGTGGACTCAAAGGACTTACAGCAACAGAGCAAAGCGTTGGACAAACTCACTGACCGCGTCGAGGATCGCCAACTGGATTCCACTCGCGTCCTCGAGGCCATGGCTTCCATCGCTGCTTCTGCCCAAGCTGATCGCAATGCCATGCGTATTAGGTCACTATATTTCATTATTCCTTATACTATGCTCActacttcatttttctcttaggGAATCATCATTGTTGAAATGCATAATAAACTTCAAACTTTAAGACGCTATTATATGCCTATTTGAGACTTTTCTCTCACTTTTTTCATTCCAACAATGATCCACCCCCAATTACTTGTTCAAGATGTCACACCATGGCCACCCACTGTTGGGTCACGAAGGAAGCCAAAACCGTAAGGCATTAAGTGAATGGATCCCCGTTGTTTATAGGCACTAGCTCATGAAGCCTGTGATGATCCTTTAACTTACTTGCCATTACTAAAATTACTGAGAACAACAAACAGAGAGAAGTCAGAACCACTATACCAAAGAAATGAGTGAGGAGAGGACCCTTAAtacaaacaaatgaaaaaggagagagagcCAGCTGAAACAATCAATCGAAGGGGAAATAATGGCTGTAGAAAACAAGGACTCAAATGGAATGgagagaaatagaaaagaaattgaGAAGAAAGGAAATAGAGTGAAACAAAGAAGcagagaaagaaagaacaaaaaggtTACAATACACAATCCGGTGGGTTGTTCATTGGACATGGTGTACATCGTCATTTGGTTTATAATAAATGTAGTAGTCATGGAGTGGAGGTCATTAGGCTAATAATAGGCTTTGCTTGTGCATGGACATCAAGTCcctttttcttaaaacatgctAAACAAATTGTTGAATGGTCAAAactaatcagttttttttttttaaataaaaaagcataaaatacTTTTTCTCCCATGACTACCATAGTCACCAAGTCAAAGGCAGCTGCCACAGGTTGCAATGTAAACCCACAATGACACTAAACATTTGATGACAATCTGTTAGAATTTAGAATGCTGCAACCAATAACACCGTGGCCACCGGTTGACAACACTAGGCTCGGGGGTTATTTACTTGGTAAATATATAGGTGTTCCCTTCCTTTATTCAAGGTCAAACCCCaaaacatcaataaaaaattgtataattttaccCTTACATTCTCTTAACCTCCAGTGTGGTAAGtaacaaaaaaatctttgatGGTCTTTAAGCTGAAAAATCTGAAATTATAGGAGGTGTTTTTATTCCTAGTTTTATAATTCATGATATGGATATGGTTCCTTTAAAGTGACCAACTCACATTAGAAGATACGGTAAGTAATTTCAGCTGTTAATGAGAAAATTAAAGGTTGATATTACGTGTACCTGCATAACAAATCATGTATGTTTTGGAATATCAGCAAATGAAATTGTGTACTTTACCCTTACTCACCTTAGAAGAGCCAAATCATATAATTTCAGTTGTTTACTAATGTTTAATATCGAAGCTTTCCTTCACTTCATATTGttgtacttcttttttttttttttttgtatatgaaTTGAAATATAAAGTTGCATTGCTGATAGAAATATAAAGTGAAgtgcttgtttattttttaggtcATAATTTAAACATTAATGAAACATGATTATGCAAATTAAAAAGACCCTATAGATGATTTGTTTGGTCTGCATTTGTTTACCTTTTATCTCTAAACTTTAGTATGCATTGTTATCCAATTACAGGGAGAAAGAATTAGCTGCTGTTAAGATAAATGCAGCAGATGTTGATATAATTGCAAATGAACTAGAGGTAACTTCTTCAACAGATTGTTCATCAATCCGTCTAGAAGATTTTATTCCATTGAATAGAATAttgatatattttcttattgtttCCAACAGTTGGACATAAAAGTTGCTGAAAGAACTTTGCGGGAGCATAAAGGTGATGCAGTTGCTGCCATTCGGCACTTGCTTCACTAGCGAGGGAAGTAACAAGGGTGAATGCTTCAGAGAATTATATTATGTGTATCAGCTTATATTGTTTTTCATAGAAATTGAATCTCAAATGTATACTCTGACCTAATTCATTAAGAAATCATAACTGTGTTATTGATTGACATCGAGTTTACCACCCCTCCCCCTAAACTTTTCTGTGTTAAGAAAAGAACCCGTTATCTAACGGTGAAGTTAAGTGCTTCATGAGGACCTCCACGTGTCGAATCATACATATGCTTGCTCATTAAGCATAGATAGTGTTTGTTATCTTCAAGCTCAGCATGTGATTGTTTCAACTCAAATAGAAAGCCTTATATTTTTCAACTCTTGTAGATTGCGGTCTGTAATGCTTGTGCAAGTAGCATctcttattttgtttgtttcatcCAAATTGATGAAGCTAAGATTTCAGATTTTTTTGCCAGTGTTTCTTGAAATGGACATTGATGTGATGGAAGTGTCCACACTCTTACTAACTTTTGCTTATTCAGTAAGATTATGTTGCTGGCACCATGCAATGCCAAGGTCCCCCACTCTATGGTGCCTTTTCTTTCATTGGCCATACACCCTAATAATGTCTTGCAGAGTTAATTATTGCCATCCATTTTTGTTTCTAACTCCACCAGTTTCCTCTTCCGAAAGGGCACTGTACTTCCACTTTATGAGTAATAAAATCTCAAATCATGGTAATTAAATAGGTGATGTAAATTTCCCAAAGGCCGGTGTATCTATAATGGTAGGGATCCAGTTCgggagcattttttttttgttaaattagtttttgtaCTCAATTaggtcttttaatttttttgtgctCAATTAGGTCATGAACATTATGCATTCAACCAGAATTACACGTCATTGACTATCAAGAcctaattgaatttattttaaaaattagaggaccTAATTGAACTTAAAATAACTTAGAAGaccaaatcaatcaaataaattagagaaaaaattaatttaagtttttttaacacaaattctgtgagcatttttttattttttatttatcatagaagtattttttttctttggccaAATGACTTATTTAGTcatttatcttcttttattttttggatcattttggtcttttatgttttaaaaaaaagatcaaaatgatCCTTCGGTCAATACAAATTTAATACCATTAATGAAACTAAGTGGTGATTAAAAGTCgtcaaaaaatgtaattttttttcttcatcttcctcctctTCTCCCTTCCTCCTCCCTTATCTTCATCTCCAACTCAACAACATACAACAAAATTCTTCAACTCCAAAATACCAATCACACCCACAATCCAAAAAACAAGATCGAATGGTCTCAAAATGGTGGAAAACTAACTCAAAACAAAACCTCCAATTTACTCAATTAGGGTTTAATCTATTCCCGACTTCCTCCTCCACCACGACCACCACATCGTCGATCAAATCCAGTTCCTGTTGCACCACTGCATCCTAGCGCTCCTCGACATTTGCAAGAAGTTCCTCAAAGTCCGTGATCTCGCATTTGAGTTTGTTGTTGTGACAACCTTCGCAACACAACAATGACCGCAAGCACGAGGGTAGTGGAACTCTACGATTTTGTTAGTACAGATCTACCTTGCTTCCCTAACCAAAGTCACTCATCGACATGGTTGTTGATACAATTCTGTGTAGTCTCTCCAAATTTGAACTTGTTGCGATGGGTGTGCTTCAAATGCGTCAACGAACCACCACCAAGCCAAGTTACacaacttgtgagatttgacTTTATGAGATTTGATTGTGTTGTTGAAAGACATGGATTGGAGGAGAACGGTTGTGTATGTGGGgaagatagtttttttttctttcaaatttataaatgtttaataGTGGTGACTAAAAACTATCATTATCTAAGTTTTCCAAATGGTGTTTAGTGTGCATTGATGGAAGGAtcattttgatcattttttaaacagaagaataaaataaactttttaaaagaaaaaagatcaaaataaataataaaaaaattaagataaaagacCAAATAgatcatttcctatttttctttcaaatattaGATTTCCTTGCAATCCGTAATGGTATTTTGCCCCCCTTCCATCAgccaaaagaacaaaacaagGTTCTTTGAGACATTCTACAAATTGCATGAGAAAGTTTGATGTGTCTCCTTTGTTATCCGCTTCACGTGATCTTATTCGTCGTGTCGCACTCCCACCCGAAAAACAAACTCAGCAGCAGGacagaataaaaataatgtttagaTATATATTGGagattaagaatttaattttataaagagtttttatattatcatggACATTGTCACActgatttatatataataattatcttgaaAGTAATAACTTATATGGTATAAtttgtatcattttttattgattgacaatataaaataatatatactggtataaaaattaaacacgaGTAACTTTTTCAATGTGGCAGTTAGGTCGTTTTCAGTCTTTAATCTGTTCATATTGTATAGTCGGAATGTGTTCTTATATTCGAAAAGTAGCTGAATCGATCGTCAAATTTATCTATCAAGAATATGACGTTGGCAATTTTTTTCGAAGATGAAAATTGCTCACAAACTTTATGAATATGCAATCTATCAGTCAAATTCGTTCTCATGTTAATCacataagttaatttattacatgtaattaataatttcttgtTCCTTCTCCACACTTAAAACATCTACGAGGTGAAATGAAAAAGGTGTTTATTTCCCTCCCATTTTCTTCAACAAAGGAAAGTTAACCTATATCTTcaagggattaaaaatatattcaccaTTGTTTTAAAATGGATTAAGTTTACAAGAtacttaaattcaaattaatataagatACTACTATATCCTTACTTTTCTCATATCAcacatttattcattttaaaagaatGAAATCTATCTTTTAAATGCTCCAATTGATATATCCCCTTAACTGTCTAGCTGATATAGGTCTAAGAGATTAGTGATATCCCTACAACTATCAATAGTTTTTCATGTAATCAATAAACTCATGTCAAATATACAACTAGAGTTTCAGAAACTTATTTCTCATTCTCAAATTCTCTCTCTGAACTCACTCTGTTTACTATTTTCCTGTCTCCACtgatttcttttgttcttttttccaACTTTCTATACAACTAAAAGTGGCACAAACATTTCCCATACAAAATTACAATGATGATAATGGGAACCTATTCACAACTAAAACATCACTAGTAAGTTTAACAACTTCTATGGTGCCATCAAGGAAATATCATGACAAAACCAATTTGGTAACCATTTTCCTACTTATAGGATGATAGCTGGACAAATATAATGATGAACCAGCAACACAACAGGACTCCAAGCCCAGCAGTTATTTGTATCAACACATCTATTCATCAGGAATGTTTTGTAttatatatgtgtaaaattcCTTATGCACCAGCCTGTTAGTGATAAAATAGAAACAAGCACAAAGATTGTGGCCACTTGCTAGAACTCCTTTTGAGTGCCTTCCTCAACAGCAGATCGAGCTGCCTGGAATTCAATTGTGTACCGTCTCTGCAGTTCTTTTAGCCTTTCTAACAGTTCCTGGAATGCTGGTCGGCAAGCTGGATCGCTGGTGGTAATGTACAAAATTGTAAGTTAGCATGTGAGTGTTGGTAATTGCACCACacttttgtttcaaaataacaaagtgtgattgataactaataatgtttaatatgaaaactTTAACTAATGAAGTAAACAATTTAATAAGCattgattaaaagaaataagGAAAACGTTATTTTGAAAAATCCATGTTAACCAAACACAAGCTATGATCTATTAAATTTTTCAGTTGGAGTAAAAAACCCACGCACCCTACATATGCGAGCTTCAAGTTAGctatatgaattaattaaaattcatcccACAGGCTTTCAGCTTGTAACTCATCTAGATATAATGTAGATATTAAGCAGGGAAGTCTCACAAATACCAATAAAGAATAAGGAGGAATATAGGAGAACTAGAGTGTTGCTACCAGCAGTACCACACCAAAAGACCATTTCACTCATGTATGATTTTTAAACATGATACTTAGCATATAGTCATTCTATACAATTGATCTCCATtagttttagtatttttttgttttctgaaatagTGCaatagcataatttttttttgaaagtgtGATAATAATTGTGCTATGGATATTAGAGCtgtgggaaagaaaaaaaataatgacagtGACAAAAAAAGCACACCTGTGCCAGCAGCTCTCAATTATAGAAGTCCACTGTGGATCAACATCTTCTGGAATTTCTAGCCGATGGTTCATAAACCCTACAGCTCCAACAACCTGCAAGAATCCAACACGAAGAAACAAATGACGATAAAAACTGTCACTCACTATTGTCTTCTAAGactatttgtaaattaaaaattagattagTGACAACACGAAGAAacaattcaaagttcaaacaccTAGTTTGCATACTCTGGTAAAATGACTTGTCTCCAATCACTAGAATTAGTGGAAtcacaaatctaaaaatattaaatgtttcaACCAAAgtagcatttttctttttgcattcAATAAGCTTAACTATCACATCACTTTTTATAGGCAAATGCTAAAGTTAAGGAA is a genomic window containing:
- the LOC114366860 gene encoding huntingtin-interacting protein K-like, whose product is MEGGEEGVEMMVDSKDLQQQSKALDKLTDRVEDRQLDSTRVLEAMASIAASAQADRNAMRIREKELAAVKINAADVDIIANELELDIKVAERTLREHKGDAVAAIRHLLH